A region of the Candidatus Giovannonibacteria bacterium genome:
TATTAAAGACTAAAAAAATTACGTAAATTTTCGTCTTCAGTAATTTTCGCGGACTCTATCGCTACTAAATGGTTATCCAGATTAAAATCGCTCCACAAATCAAAGAAGTCTTTGGGCAAAGGATATGGATACGCCCAAACGCTTTTTTGAAGCTGGTAAAATCCAAAATCTTGCAATTCTTTTCTGAAAAAATCCCGACGCGCGCGGATACGCTCCGGAATATCAAAAATTAAGAGCCGCCATTTGCCGTCCCACTTCTTCGCTTTAGCCAGTTTTAGTTTGAGAAAAATCCTATCTGCTAATTTTTGACCCCTCTTCGTAAGAGAAAACGCTACTCGCCCGCCTTTCTGTCTTTCGCCAACTATTAAATCACGACTTCTTAGGCGATCAATGGCATTGCGGAAAGAACGTTTATTGGCGTGTTCGCAAAAAGTATGATAATAAGGATGCGGCCAAAATGATTCAATAAAAATTTTACTTACCCCGCCGAGTATTAAAAGCGCGGCATCAGATAAAGTTGGCTCATAGATTATCCTTTTTCTCATGCAATTTTATGATACACTGAAATCCTCCGATCGTACAAATTCAGTGCACTATTGACAACTTATCATAGCTTATAGATAATTTTTATATTCGATCTTCTGCGCAGAATAAAATAAGTTTTTCTTTTACGATTTTTTTGACGGCTTCTCTGGCGGAAGAGTCAAATTTGTATGGCGCGACTTCATCGGGATTTTTGGAAAATTCTTCGCGTAAGGCCATCGTATAAGCCACGCGGATATCTGTGTTTATGTGGATATTCGCGATGCCCGCTCCGATCGCCGCCTTAATCTGTTCATCCGGTATTCCAGACCCCCCATGCAACACCAGCGCGACATTTTTCGGCACTGCTTCCCTTATTTTTTTTATTCTTTCAATATCTAGAGTCGGCTCCCCCAGAGAAAGCCCGTGTATATTGCCGACGGCAATGGCTAGCCGGTTCACGCCGGTGCGCGAAATAAAGTTCTTAGCCGTGTCCGGATTGGTTAAATCTTCCGGCTTGACCGTTATTTTTTCTTTCTGTATTTTTGACTCCCCTCTCAAATACCCCAGCTCGCCCTCAACGCTTATCTGGAAATTTTTTCCACCCGAGGCGGATCCGCCTATGGCGGAATT
Encoded here:
- a CDS encoding class II fructose-bisphosphate aldolase; translation: MNLNDYLNKALKEGWATGHFNASESDQFRAICEAALEISKYRNIEIPAIIGTSEGEAKHLGYFEAVALRDAFRKELGTPVFLNSDHHKSVEAAKKAVDAGYDSIHIDLSAEPYEENVAGTKEIVEYAKNSAIGGSASGGKNFQISVEGELGYLRGESKIQKEKITVKPEDLTNPDTAKNFISRTGVNRLAIAVGNIHGLSLGEPTLDIERIKKIREAVPKNVALVLHGGSGIPDEQIKAAIGAGIANIHINTDIRVAYTMALREEFSKNPDEVAPYKFDSSAREAVKKIVKEKLILFCAEDRI